TAACTTCAAAATTTACGTTTGTGGATAGCGCCTATACATCAGGAATTGGTTATGTTGATGGTGATTACTTTGGAGTGGATGCCAATAAAAGTATGCGTTATGAACTTAGTTTTTATGCTTCTGTATATTATAAGTTAGCCATTATGACCAATGTTACGGCCGAAAACACATTAAATCTTTACTCGAATTATCTTGAGGATCCGCAAAATGTCGATATCGACTACTCACTTAATATTGTCATGAAAGTAAATAAATACTTATCTGCTAATCTCTCATTTCAGGCGATTTATGATGATAATGCTTTTCAGGGATTTCAAACCAGAGAAGTATTTGGTTTAGGAGTTAACTTTGGATTTTAAGCTTTAAAATATTAAAAGAAAATGGCCGCAAAAGATGATTTGCGGCCATTTTCTTTTAATTATCAGATTACTTATTTATTTCATTGTGTGTAGATCTAACATTTAAAGTATTAAATTTATTTAAAAGCTTTTTCCCAGTCTCAACAAGGCTTTCTCCATCTTCTTTTTTAAAACCGTTTTTTATTAACGCTTCACCTTCAACAATCGTTTTCTCTGGCTGATCAAGATATAAATAAATTTTAGCAAGATTATAATGCACAGAATATCTTATCGTTTTATTCGTTTTACTAGATCCTGAATATTTTTCTTTTAGTGATTCCAGATATTTAATAGAAGGCTCTAATTCACTAGCAACATTATTAATTGGAGCATCTGCTTTCATTTCAGAAAGTTTCTTTGCAACCTGATCTATTGTTGTTTTATAAGTCTCACCTTCTTCCTTAGAAACTAATATTAAAAGCTGTTCATTAAGATTAATGGCCGTAAAACCAAATTTATCGTTTAACTTATTTTTAACCTGATTAAGCGAACTTTCTACATACTCTCCTAATCTTTTATTATAGTAAGCCGTTTCGTTCTTTTTATTTTGTGCTTGCAAGTATGGCAAATCATGATTTTCTACGGATTTATAAGGAATCGTTTTAGAAAAATTTAATTCTTCATCAATTGCTGTTTTCTTTGAATTCTCGAGTTTGAAGTACGTAATTTTGGCATTTCCGTTTCCCGTATAATTTGTTACAATAGTAAACATCTCAAACGCTCTTTCTAAAATTCCATCTCTATTTTTTTCCTCAACCGTTTTCTTTTCGATTTCTTCATTTTTTTTCTGAAAATCCAATAAGTTAACTTCTACATTTACCGTTGCGGAATCTGTCGCTCTTTTCCAGCCATATAATTTAATATAGTCCGCTAGTTGTTTTGTGTTTTTAAAACCTTCAATAGAACCCGCAGTTTTAACTTTAACATTAAATGTTCTAAGCGCTACCGGAACATAAACTGAAGGAAGATCTTGATAATTTACATAAAACTCAACAGGTGTTAATTCTGTTTTTTGAGAATAAATAGAAGTGCAAACCAAAAGCAAAAGAAGCGATATTTTTTTCATGAGTTGTATTAAATTTATTATTAATTAGCAATCATAAATATAACACTATTTAAAAAAAACACACAAGTTTTAAATAATTTAACTTATTTCTTAAACTTTACTCTTCTTCTTTCTCTATTGCATCTTTATAATCCGGATACAAAAATTTATTGTAAGGAAATCTGGTTATGTGAATCTGGCGAACAGCTTCGTAAACAATTTCTCTAAATTCCTCGAAGTTTTCTTTTTGTGTTGCCGAAATAAATAAAGCCTTATCTTCTCCAACATTACTCATCCAGGTTTGTTTCCACTCTTCAAGTGTGTAATGTTTTCTGGTTCTTTCTGTAATTAAATCATCTTCATCAATAGTCAAATGTCTGTAAGCATCGATTTTATTAAAAACCATAATTACCGGCTTATCATTGCTTTTGATTTCCTGCAAAGTCTGATTTACCGATTCAATATGATCCTCAAAATCCGGATGCGAAATATCGACAACATGCAAAAGCAAATCAGCTTCACGAACCTCATCAAGTGTACTTTTAAAAGAATCAACCAATTGTGTTGGCAATTTTCTAATAAAACCAACAGTGTCAGAAAGCAAAAATGGCAGGTTTTTAATCACCACTTTACGAACTGTTGTGTCTAATGTTGCAAACAATTTATTTTCAACAAAAACATCACTTTTACCGATCGCATTCATCAAAGTCGATTTACCAACGTTAGTATAACCTACTAAAGCAACACGAACCATTGCTCCACGGTTACTACGCTGAATACTCATTTGTCTATCGATCGTCTTGATTTTTTCTTTCAGTAACGAAATTCGGTCACGCACAATACGTCTATCTGTTTCAATCTCTGTCTCTCCCGGACCACGCATACCGATACCCCCTTTTTGACGCTCAAGGTGTGTCCATAAACCAGAAAGTCTTGGCAATAAATAGATACATTGTGCCAATTCTACCTGAGTTCTTGCATAAGAAGTCTCTGCTCTCTGCGCAAAAATATCAAGGATCAGGTTGGTTCTGTCCAGAATTTTACAATCTATAATTCGCGAGATGTTTTTTTGCTGCGACGGCGATAATTCATCATCAAAAATTAAAGTCGATATATTATTTTCTTTTACAAAAAGATTGATTTCATCTATTTTTCCCGTCCCCATGAAAGTCTTCGGGTTTGGGCGTTCCATTTTTTGCGAAAAACGTTTAATAACCTCACCACCAGCGGTAAAAGTCAAAAACTCTAATTCGTCAAGATATTCGTTAAGTTTTTCCTCACTTTGATTCTGAGTAACTATACCAACAATGGCTGTTCTTTCAAAATTTATAACTTCTTTTTCTAACATAGCTTTGAATAAGGTGCAAATTTAATGATTTGTAAGACACTAAGCCTTATAGAATTTTGTTTTTAAGTTCTTATTGGGAATTATTCTGCATCGTTTAAAAAAAACAAACCCTTTAAAAAAATAATTTCTAAAGGGTTTATGCGAATTTGTAATTCAGTTTTATTCGTAAATAAACGTTTTTTCAGTTTTTACGATTCCATTTTCTTCAATTTGTGAACAGAAAATTGGGAAGTTTAATTTGTTGTATTTATACTTTCTGCTTACAGCCACAAGCGCTGTAGAAGAAGGGCTAAAATTCATTTCATTATTATACGATATATCCTCAAAAGTAAATTCATCCTCATGATATGAAATCATTGGTACAATTACTTTATAATTATCGCCAAAAAGGTTCTGAACAATTAATTGATCTACAGATTTTTTATCATCATAAGTAAACGTTTTAGAGATTTTATCTCCAACTAATCCTTTATGTTTCGAAACATTATCGTTAACGTAAACATATTCGATTTTACCAATAATTTGTTTGTTTTTGTCTCGTGAAGTACGTCTCACAATTATGCCATTTTCAACAATATATTCAATGTCATCAAGCAAATTCTGATGATTTGTACTCTTTTTTGTAGTCACTTTTATCCTTGCACCTTCATAACCAAAAGTCACTACTTTTGTAATATAATCAGGTCCTTCCTGATATTTTTTAACAAATTTAGTGATGTTATTATCTGCATTATAAGTGTAATTTATAACTTCTTTCCATTCACTTCCAACTTTGTCTTTTACGGTCATGTCCAACAATCCGCTTTTATTATAAAAAAAGTGCTGAACAACATCAGAAGTTGTAATGGTTTGTATCTTCCCGTCTTTAAACACAACGGTTTTGTTTACAATTTCACCATCTTTAGAATTTTGGTAGTTTGTTTTTACAATGTTAATTTGCTTTAATCGAACAGGAGTATCTTCCTGACTGTGCAGCAAAAATGGGAATACCATCGTGATGATGGCGATAAAGTAGGTCTTCATGTGGTATTTGTATTAATTTGGGATGACCAAAATACAAAATTCTGCCAAAATTAACAGTTTAAATCTGAAAATTTACTTCCTTTTTTACTATTTGCATCAAAAAGAGAATCTATTTTATATTCTTTACAACAAAACAAGTTTATTTTTCTCCAAAAATTTTAACGTCATCAACCATAAATGCCCCATTTAGAGTTTTATCTTTTCCAGAGCCAACATATCTAAATGCAATATAAATGTTTCCCTGATAAGCTGATAAATCTATTCCCCCAGAGCTCATAAAAGCTCTTGAAGGCGTGGATAATGAAGGAACCTTAGCATCTAATTTTATCCATTTTGCTTTAGTAATACTGGAACCATCAAAATTTGTTGAAACATAAACTTCGAGGGTATTTAAAGGCGAATCTAATTTTAAATCGTGCTGTGCACTTCTAAAAGACAGTATAGCATTTTTATAATTTGTTAAATTAATTTTTGGAGAAACCAACCATGCAATATTTTCTGCTGCTGTGGTGCTTGTAGTATTAAACTCTGCATAACCATTTCCGGCATAAACCATACTTTTCCATAATTTAGCAGCTTTCTCAACTATATTACTCCAGCCTGGTAATACAAAGTTTACATTGTTTTTAACTGACTGAAAATCTTCAGCAAAAACAGGCGTATTTCTTTTTTCATTCATTACAATATCGCTTTCAGATCGAATCATCAATTGATAATCAGAACCAAACTTGGTTAGAATCCCTCTTACTTTACCACTGCCTTCAGGAACAAAATGATCTGCAAATTTTGCATAACCGCTTGTTCTAAAAATAATTTGGTTACCTGATTTGTCTCTCAAATTCCAATTGGTTGACCCACCTACATTATTTGATTCTTCAAAATAATGACGACCTAGAGCTGCTTCAGTAAACTCAACATCGTTTAATTCTATAAGAGTATTTAACTTATCATCAGAAAGTGCTTCTTCGATAGAAAGTGATTCTACTAATTCATTTTCATCAACAATTGTACACGATGCATGTAATACCTCTTTAATTTCATTTTGCGAAATTCGCCCAATTGTTGGATCTCCGGCATTACTTACATATAAAGTTCCAATCCTTAAACCTCCAAAATACAAATCGGTAAATTGGTTTTTAAGTTTTATATAAACTTTATTTCCAATTCTGTAATCAATATAACTATTTGACATATCGATTGGCACACTAAAGCCAATTGCAGAATTTTTTGAAGATGGTTTTGTCTGAAATGAAATGCTTTTGAAAAAATTCCCCTCTTCATCACTTGAAACAACAAAGGCTTCTATGACATCATCATAAAAATATTGTTTTGCTACATTTCCAGAAAGATCATAAATTTTTTCAACTGTTTTGTTTACCACAAAATCTGGTTGTGTACATTCTAACTTAGGGTTTTCAATTTCATTATTGCAACTGCAAAAAGACAGTAATGATAAGATAAAAAATAAATTTAACAGACTCTTTTTCATGATGGTAATTTTTCAGTTTTATAACCCAATTGTAAGATTTAAAAAATAAGTTCGTCCGTAACCATAATAATATTTTGGCCCAAGAGAAGGAGTTCCACTGGAAACATCCTGATTTAATGCTCTAAAATTTGCATTTCTGGCTTGTTCAAAACCTCCCGTCTTATATGCTAAATCCAAAACATTATTTACGCTGGCAAAGAGACCGACATACTTTTTATGTGCACGCCATGATTTTCCTCCATTTATATTTAATAAAGTCACAGGATTAAATTTTTCTTGTTTTAATAATTCATTACCTCTTTCAGAAGTTGCCTCTGGAAATGGAAAGCCATTTGCTGAATTAATATAGAATTGTTGTGTTCTAGAAATTGGAGAGACATCAATATAACTTTCTGCTAAATAATTAATATTGGTTCCTATCCACCAAAATTTTGGGTCGCGATACTCTAATCCTAATGAATAAGCCTGCTGCGGAGTTCCGGCTTGTTTATAATTTTTAAGGTAAGAAGGGCCAAAATCAAAAGTTACAGGGGTATTGGTTCTGGCTATATTTGCATCGTTTGTAATTGTAACATTTGGGTTACTATTATAAATATAACTTCCGTATGCAGCTGAAAAAGTAGTTTTTAAAGTAGATAAAATTTGGTATTCGAAACTTAATTCTGTTCCAGTATTTTTTTTATCCAAATGCGTTAAAGTCTGACTTACAAAAGCATCCACCGCATCGTAACCCGCTCCCTTGTTAAAAATTCCTTCAGCATAAAAAAAAGAGGTTTGCGATGTGTTTTTAATTAAAGTGTAATAAGTGGTTAAACGCAATTTCAGTTTTGGAGAGTGATAAACATAATTAAGCTCGGCGCTGGTAATATTTTCACTTTCAATACCATCAATGACCGTATTATTTAAGCGTGAATTAGAAAACGTATTTCGTAACGAAGGCGCACGTGTGAGATGAGCTCCATTAAAATACAACAATTGTTTCCCTGAGATTTTATATGTAAATCCACCTTTAAAACCAAAGTTTTCAAAATTGACTTTTGCACTTTTTCCTAAAGAATTTGTTGGATAAAGTCCGTTCTGATACAATCCTTCTCTTTGATAATCTGACACTGAATAAGATTGCGCCAAATAGAATTCTGTTTTATTATACGAAAATTTAAACTGTGCAAAAACATCTAAAACATTTGCCAGAAGATTATAATTATAGCCATATGTATCTCCTTCTTTCACTTGCCTGTTCGGATTTTGCAAATCAGATTGTGAAAGACTACCTTTATAAAACGGATCAATATCTTCAAAATACGCTCCACCTAGAAGATCCAGTAAATACTGAAAATTATGAGACTTTAGATTCCGAAAAGTAAATCCTCCATCAAAAGAAATATTAGGAGTAATTTGCTTATTTAGATTTGAATTCAGTGCAAAAGTTCGATCATCAGTTCTGTCTTCGTACAGAACATAATGACTTTTTGCAGGTTCGTAACCATTTTTATCAGGTTTTTGATTTGCAAAATATATTTCGTTCCAATTAATCTGAGGATTTGCAAGAAATGCAATTCTATTTTTTTCTGCCTTTTCATAATCCGGTGTAAAGTCACCGGAAAACTCCCCTTTGTCTTTTGCGTAAAGAGAACTAAAATAACTTGGCATCTTTTTATAATAAACAGGATCCGGACTATCTGCATTTTGATAATCCAAATTACTGTTGCCTACTTTTCCAAATTGATACATTGCGCTCGAATTCAGGTTTGTTTTATCATCAATTTTAAAATAATGATTGAGCATAAACAGCGGCTCTTCGACATTCTTCACTCTGGCATTTCGTTTTTTATCATGCTGATATCCCCAATACGAATTGTACTTTTCACCCATAAAACTGGTCACTTCATTAGTATTTGGAGAATTTTTTCCACGGGAATTTGGTGTATAAAATCCGGTAAAATTGAGTGAGTTTCTCTTATTTAGTTGTTTTTCTACACTAATAAAAAAAGAATCGGCATTAAAATTTGTTCCTTCAAAATAACCTTCGTCTGCCCATCTTTTTCCTGCAGAGACTACATAAGCCCAGCCCTTTGCATTCATTCCGGAAGCATACGTTCCAATCGCACGCAAACTATAGGTTGTATTGCTTCCGGAAAAGGTCAACTGCGTTCCTTTTCTATATAAAGAAGCTCGTGTAAATATCTGCTGCGTTCCTAAGACACCTCCAAAAGTATAATTTGAAGCTGCCGTTCCAACTGAAAATTCCTGATTTCGAAGTACATTATTTAATCCACCCCAGTTGTTCCATTGCGGTCTGCCGTCGTAGATTTTATTCATGGTCATTCCGTTGAGCATCATGGTTCCATTTTCGCTGTCTAAGCCACGAATCCGAAATCGGGCCTGTCCCCAATTAAATGCCGAAGCCTGCATAAAAGCATCTTTTGAAGATTGTAAAAGCCCGGAAGTCATTTCAGATGAACTATTGTCATCAGACAAATCACTGTCTAATAATGTGATCAATGCCGCTGGGACTTCATCAGAATAAATATCTTCCAACTGCAATACTCCCAGATATACAATCTGACCAAAATTAGACTGAATTTTCAGCAATAAATCTTTACAGTCCTGACTGTGAACTAAAAGCAGCTGTTCACCCTCTATAGGAGAATGCAGTTCAAATTTGCCACTTTTAGAAGTAAGTTTTGTTATAGAAGAATTCTGAATACTTACTACAACATTCTCCAAAGGATTTTGTGTTTTGGCATCAACAACAACTCCTCTAAAAATTGTTTCCTGTGCAAAAACAAAACTAAAAGGCCCTAAAATAAAAAAGACGATGTATTTTTTAACCATTTAAAATCCAATTTACTTTGAAAATAATTTTAGGATGACAATCCTTTATTCAAAAGATAAAATTGGTTTTTGGAAAAGTAAATTTTAAAACGAAAGTGTTACTGCTTTAAATTCAAATATATACAAAATATTTAATATTAAATAAATTCTTACAAATTTTATTTAGCATTAATCAAAAATAAAAACAATTATAATTATGCTTCTACTCTAATTTTAGAAACCATAAAGGCGATCAGAACACCAAAAATTCCTATAAAGGCAAAAGAAAACTGTAGTCCAAAGTTTTGAGCAATATGACCAATTACTGGTGGTCCCATTAAAAATCCTAAAAAACTAACGCTTGAAACTATTGTTAAAGCTTCTCCTGGTGGAACAGTTGGATTTTTTCCGGCCAAACTATAAACAGTCGGAACAATCGTTGCAACACCCAGACCAACTGCCATAAATGCAATGGTACAAGGAACAATATAAGGAAGAAAAACAGCTGTAAAAAGCCCGGCAGAAATCATAACACCACTAATTTGCATCACGCGTTCCCTACCAAATTTATTAATAAGACCATCGCCTAAAAATCTTCCGCTGGCCATCATAATCATAAATGAGGTATATCCTAAAATTACTAAAGGCCCGGGAGCTTTTACAATATCTTTAAAATAAACACCACTCCAGTCAAACATTACGCCTTCGCTTGCCATACTGCAAAAACCAATAACTCCCAACCAGATTAAAGTGGCATCAGGTTTTGCAAACAATTTCTTTTTCTCTGTATTATGTTTGATTTTTTCTTTGGCTTTAACCAAAAATTTAAAATTAAAGGCAACCATTAACAAGACAACTCCGCCTACAATTAAAAAATGATGTAATGGAGATAAATGCAAAGCCAGCATTCCCAACCCTACCAAAGCCCCTGTAAATCCGGCAAAGCTCCACATGCCATGAAAAGAAGACATGATTGTTTTTCTAAAAAGAACTTCGGTATAAACGCCTTGTGTATTTACGGCTATATTGGCCAAATTTCCGAATAAACCAAACAAAAATAAACCCACAGATAATTGGAAAGCCGTTGTTGCCAAACCTAAATTGGCCAGACACAATACGTACATAATTAAAGAAAAGATCAAAATTCGATGACTTCCAAATTTGGTAACCATTTTTCCTGAAAAAGGCATGATTACCAATTGCCCCATTGGCAGCGCAAAAAGTATAGATCCCAAATCACCTTCGGTTAAGTGCAAAGCTGTTTTAATATCCGGAATTCGGCTTGCCCAGGTGGCAAAACTTAAACCCATTCCAAAATAAAACATTCCAACCGCAAAACGAATTCGGTTTAAATAAGAAGCTTTTGCTTCTCTGTAAACTTTCTTAATTTTTCCTTTGGTCTGAAAAAGTTGTAATGGATTGAAATTGATCAAAATTATCTCGTTTTGGGATTATATCATAAAAGTACAAAAATCCTTTTTTATATATCTATCCTAACTGGTTCTTCCCTTATTTATATCGTTATTGTTTATAATTTGAGACCCATTTTAAAAAAAAGCTTTATCATAAACTCATCCAAAAATATTTTCATAAACATATAAAAAACAATTTCATGATCGACTACACTTCATATTTCCCAATTATCTAATTGTTCAATTCTCGAATTAACCCTATTTTTGCCTTATGATAAAATGGATAACAAAACTGTTTTCATCAACACAAAAAGAAGAGAACATAGACAATATGAAAAAATATTTAATCGTAGGACTTGGTAATATTGGAGCCGAATACGTAAATACAAGACACAACATTGGATTTAAAGTACTTGATTTTTTAGCTAAAAAAGAAGGTCTTTCATTTGAAACGGTAAAGTTGGGTGCTTTGGCTGAATATAAATTTAAAGGCAGAACTTTTTTCCTTCTGAAACCAAATACTTATATGAATCTCAGCGGAAAAGCTGTTAAATACTGGATGGATAAAGAGAATATTCCATTAGAAAACATTTTGGTAATTACCGATGATTTGAATTTATCTTTTGGAACTATCCGAATTAAACCTAAAGGAAGTGATGGAGGTCATAATGGCCTAAAAAACATCAATTTGGTACTGAATACACAAAATTATACCCGTTTTAGATTTGGAATCAGTGATCAGTTTAAAAAAGGGCAACAAGTTGATTATGTTTTAGGTGACTGGGACGAAGATGAAAAGGCAAAATTGACTGAACGTCTTGAAGTATCAGCAGAAATTATAAAATCCTTTGGAACTGCCGGATTAGAAAACACGATGACAACTTTTAATGGAAAATAAAGATTTACAAGTATTTAAGTCTTTAAAAACCAAATTATCAATTTATTAAATGGAATAATAACCAAATAGTATTTTCAATTCCAAAGTTAAATGTCTAAATTTGGATAAATTATTATAAATCCTAAAAATCATAATATCATGGCTTTTGAATTACCACAATTACCTTATGCATATGATGCATTAGAACCACATATTGATGCTCGTACAATGGAAATTCACCATTCTAAACATCATAATGCATACACAACAAATCTTAATGCAGCTATTGCAGGGACAGATTTGGAAGGAAAAACAATCGAAAATATCTTAATC
The sequence above is drawn from the Flavobacterium sp. N2038 genome and encodes:
- a CDS encoding MFS transporter, whose protein sequence is MINFNPLQLFQTKGKIKKVYREAKASYLNRIRFAVGMFYFGMGLSFATWASRIPDIKTALHLTEGDLGSILFALPMGQLVIMPFSGKMVTKFGSHRILIFSLIMYVLCLANLGLATTAFQLSVGLFLFGLFGNLANIAVNTQGVYTEVLFRKTIMSSFHGMWSFAGFTGALVGLGMLALHLSPLHHFLIVGGVVLLMVAFNFKFLVKAKEKIKHNTEKKKLFAKPDATLIWLGVIGFCSMASEGVMFDWSGVYFKDIVKAPGPLVILGYTSFMIMMASGRFLGDGLINKFGRERVMQISGVMISAGLFTAVFLPYIVPCTIAFMAVGLGVATIVPTVYSLAGKNPTVPPGEALTIVSSVSFLGFLMGPPVIGHIAQNFGLQFSFAFIGIFGVLIAFMVSKIRVEA
- a CDS encoding TonB-dependent receptor → MVKKYIVFFILGPFSFVFAQETIFRGVVVDAKTQNPLENVVVSIQNSSITKLTSKSGKFELHSPIEGEQLLLVHSQDCKDLLLKIQSNFGQIVYLGVLQLEDIYSDEVPAALITLLDSDLSDDNSSSEMTSGLLQSSKDAFMQASAFNWGQARFRIRGLDSENGTMMLNGMTMNKIYDGRPQWNNWGGLNNVLRNQEFSVGTAASNYTFGGVLGTQQIFTRASLYRKGTQLTFSGSNTTYSLRAIGTYASGMNAKGWAYVVSAGKRWADEGYFEGTNFNADSFFISVEKQLNKRNSLNFTGFYTPNSRGKNSPNTNEVTSFMGEKYNSYWGYQHDKKRNARVKNVEEPLFMLNHYFKIDDKTNLNSSAMYQFGKVGNSNLDYQNADSPDPVYYKKMPSYFSSLYAKDKGEFSGDFTPDYEKAEKNRIAFLANPQINWNEIYFANQKPDKNGYEPAKSHYVLYEDRTDDRTFALNSNLNKQITPNISFDGGFTFRNLKSHNFQYLLDLLGGAYFEDIDPFYKGSLSQSDLQNPNRQVKEGDTYGYNYNLLANVLDVFAQFKFSYNKTEFYLAQSYSVSDYQREGLYQNGLYPTNSLGKSAKVNFENFGFKGGFTYKISGKQLLYFNGAHLTRAPSLRNTFSNSRLNNTVIDGIESENITSAELNYVYHSPKLKLRLTTYYTLIKNTSQTSFFYAEGIFNKGAGYDAVDAFVSQTLTHLDKKNTGTELSFEYQILSTLKTTFSAAYGSYIYNSNPNVTITNDANIARTNTPVTFDFGPSYLKNYKQAGTPQQAYSLGLEYRDPKFWWIGTNINYLAESYIDVSPISRTQQFYINSANGFPFPEATSERGNELLKQEKFNPVTLLNINGGKSWRAHKKYVGLFASVNNVLDLAYKTGGFEQARNANFRALNQDVSSGTPSLGPKYYYGYGRTYFLNLTIGL
- the pth gene encoding aminoacyl-tRNA hydrolase: MIKWITKLFSSTQKEENIDNMKKYLIVGLGNIGAEYVNTRHNIGFKVLDFLAKKEGLSFETVKLGALAEYKFKGRTFFLLKPNTYMNLSGKAVKYWMDKENIPLENILVITDDLNLSFGTIRIKPKGSDGGHNGLKNINLVLNTQNYTRFRFGISDQFKKGQQVDYVLGDWDEDEKAKLTERLEVSAEIIKSFGTAGLENTMTTFNGK
- a CDS encoding DUF5689 domain-containing protein, which produces MKKSLLNLFFILSLLSFCSCNNEIENPKLECTQPDFVVNKTVEKIYDLSGNVAKQYFYDDVIEAFVVSSDEEGNFFKSISFQTKPSSKNSAIGFSVPIDMSNSYIDYRIGNKVYIKLKNQFTDLYFGGLRIGTLYVSNAGDPTIGRISQNEIKEVLHASCTIVDENELVESLSIEEALSDDKLNTLIELNDVEFTEAALGRHYFEESNNVGGSTNWNLRDKSGNQIIFRTSGYAKFADHFVPEGSGKVRGILTKFGSDYQLMIRSESDIVMNEKRNTPVFAEDFQSVKNNVNFVLPGWSNIVEKAAKLWKSMVYAGNGYAEFNTTSTTAAENIAWLVSPKINLTNYKNAILSFRSAQHDLKLDSPLNTLEVYVSTNFDGSSITKAKWIKLDAKVPSLSTPSRAFMSSGGIDLSAYQGNIYIAFRYVGSGKDKTLNGAFMVDDVKIFGEK
- the hflX gene encoding GTPase HflX — protein: MLEKEVINFERTAIVGIVTQNQSEEKLNEYLDELEFLTFTAGGEVIKRFSQKMERPNPKTFMGTGKIDEINLFVKENNISTLIFDDELSPSQQKNISRIIDCKILDRTNLILDIFAQRAETSYARTQVELAQCIYLLPRLSGLWTHLERQKGGIGMRGPGETEIETDRRIVRDRISLLKEKIKTIDRQMSIQRSNRGAMVRVALVGYTNVGKSTLMNAIGKSDVFVENKLFATLDTTVRKVVIKNLPFLLSDTVGFIRKLPTQLVDSFKSTLDEVREADLLLHVVDISHPDFEDHIESVNQTLQEIKSNDKPVIMVFNKIDAYRHLTIDEDDLITERTRKHYTLEEWKQTWMSNVGEDKALFISATQKENFEEFREIVYEAVRQIHITRFPYNKFLYPDYKDAIEKEEE